The Zhihengliuella sp. ISTPL4 genomic interval CTTCCTCGTGACGCTGTTCGTCGGCTCGATCGCCGGGATCGTCGTCGCCTTCGTGCTCGCCCTCATCAATCTCGCCCAGCGCGCCTCGCACCCCGCGATCGACGTGCTGGAGTCCTCCGGCGACCCTGGCGAGTCCCTGTTGGAAGACGCTCCCGCCGGCACGACCACCGCGCCGGGCGTGATCGTCGTCCGGCTCGCGGCCCCGCTGTTCTTTGCCAACGGTGCCGTGTTCTCCACCGCTGTGAAGGACGCCGTCCGCGCGGCCGGGCCGTCCGCCGTCCAGCACGTCGTCATCGACATGGAGGCCGTCACCGACGTCGACGTCACCGGCGCTGAGGCCTTCCAGGCCCTGCGGGAGTGGCTGGGCACGCAGTCGATCTCCCTGGCTTTCAGCCGTGTCCGCCCGAATACGCTGCGCCGGCTCCGATCGCTGGGACTCCTCGACCGAGAACCCGTCTACGCCACCAACCGCGCCGCTATCAACGGCCTCGCGCCGGCCCCCGCCGCATCGGCGGCTCCGCACAGGAAGGACGACTGAATGGGTCCCGTCATCGGAGAGATCCTCCCCCTCGCCGTGGGAGTGGCGATCAGCCCCGTCCCGATCATCGCCGCGATCCTCATGCTGCTGTCCCCGAAAGCGCGCGTCACGAGCGTCGGCTTCCTGCTGGGCTGGATCCTCGGCATCGTGGCCGCGGTCACAATCTTCACCCTCATCTCGGCGGTACTCCCGGAGCAGGACCCGGATGCCTCCCGCCCGATCCGCGGCATCATCCAGCTCATCCTCGGTGCCCTCCTGCTCGTCCTGGCCGTCGGGCAATGGCGCAAACGCCCGAAGGCAGGACAGACCGCTGCGCTGCCGCCATGGATGAAGGCGATCGACACGATGTCCTTCGGCACCGCGCTCGGCCTCGGACTGCTGCTGTCGGCCGTGAACCCGAAGAATCTCCTGCTCTCCGCCGGCGCCGGGGTCGACATCGGCGCCGCCTCCGTGGACGCCGGCTCCTCGATCGTCGTGATCGCCGTGTTCACCCTGATCGGCGCATCGACGGTTCTCGTGCCTGTGGTCGGCTACCTTTTCGCGGCCGCGCGGCTGCGGGCTCCGCTGGACGCACTGCGCGGCTGGCTCGCCGCCGAGAACGCCGTCATCATGGCCGTGCTGCTGCTCGTGATCGGCGTGTCCATGATCGGCAAGGGCATCGGCAGCTTCTGAGCGCTGTGCCGGCGGCACCGACGCGGCCGGGAAGGAGGGACGCATGGGCGAGCTCATCGTCTCGCTGCTCCCCGTGGTCCTCGGAGTGGTCCTGAGCCCGCTGGCCATCATGGCGCTCGTGGCGGTGCTGGTCTCCCGACGCGCCCGCGCCAATGGGATCGCCTACCTGCTCGGCTGGCTGG includes:
- a CDS encoding GAP family protein is translated as MGPVIGEILPLAVGVAISPVPIIAAILMLLSPKARVTSVGFLLGWILGIVAAVTIFTLISAVLPEQDPDASRPIRGIIQLILGALLLVLAVGQWRKRPKAGQTAALPPWMKAIDTMSFGTALGLGLLLSAVNPKNLLLSAGAGVDIGAASVDAGSSIVVIAVFTLIGASTVLVPVVGYLFAAARLRAPLDALRGWLAAENAVIMAVLLLVIGVSMIGKGIGSF